In the genome of Bacillota bacterium, the window GTTCTCCAGGGAGGTTCATGACGTCGCCCGCGGATGATGACGCGATCCGAAGACGCTGCGATGACGCCCTGAGGCTTGTGGGACTACATGAGAAGTCAGACTACATGACTTCAGAGCTATCCTATGGAGACAAAAGGCTCCTGGAAATCGCGATCGCCCTCTCTCTCCGACCGAGGTTGCTTCTTCTTGATGAGCCGTTGTCGGGGCTTGGCGACGTTGAGATAGTCGATGTGTTGAACCTGCTCCGCAAGGTCAAGAGCGAAGTGACCATGGTCATTATAGAGCACAAGGTGTCAACGGTGATCGACTTGGTGGACCGGCTCTGCGTCATGAATGAAGGGAGAATCGTGTCCGAGGGCGAGCCCCTCAAGGTGCTCCGCGATCCAGCCGTGCAGAAGTGCTATTGGGGGAAGACGGACACACCTGAGTCTGCAGCCCGCGAGGCGCCTGCGAGTGTAGTCGAGAGTTGACACTGCAGGCGTGCCTTACGACGAAGGAGGTGACGCACCAAATGCTAGAGATCGCGGGGATTGACGCAGCGTACGGTCACGCCGTGGTGCTTCACGACGTTTCGCTCGACCTGGAAGAGGGGCAGATGGCGTTCGTGATCGGCAGAAATGGCGCCGGTAAGACGACTCTTCTCAGGACGATCATGGGTCTTCTCAAGCCCCGGAAGGGTTCCATCCGCTATTTGGGCAGCGACGTGACAGGAGCCCTTCCCGAGGACCTCTATCGGAAGGGATTTCGGTACGTTCCCCAAGACAAGAGGGTCTTCGGCGACCTTACGGTCAGAGAGAACATCGAGATCGCTGCTTACTCCAGCCGCGAGCCTCTGCGGCTTGCCCTGGACAAAGTGATGAGCATCTATCCGA includes:
- a CDS encoding ATP-binding cassette domain-containing protein; this translates as MANVLTTDGLSKRFGGLVAVNGLDFHAEDRETVGIIGPNGSGKTTFFNLLTGMFRPSAGRITFMNRDVTGARPEQRVSAGMVRTFQLVSVFNSLRVWENLVLSVTRFGGARCSPGRFMTSPADDDAIRRRCDDALRLVGLHEKSDYMTSELSYGDKRLLEIAIALSLRPRLLLLDEPLSGLGDVEIVDVLNLLRKVKSEVTMVIIEHKVSTVIDLVDRLCVMNEGRIVSEGEPLKVLRDPAVQKCYWGKTDTPESAAREAPASVVES
- a CDS encoding ATP-binding cassette domain-containing protein, with translation MLEIAGIDAAYGHAVVLHDVSLDLEEGQMAFVIGRNGAGKTTLLRTIMGLLKPRKGSIRYLGSDVTGALPEDLYRKGFRYVPQDKRVFGDLTVRENIEIAAYSSREPLRLALDKVMSIYPKLEKFLDMKAGKLSGGQRQILLVGQALVGDPKLLLIDEPTQGLAAVVVDDIARILTGLRGRVSAIVVEQNLPLMRRLADKVFALKEGKISMALSGEADIAGTQSFDQFM